ATGTGAAGTTACGCAATGATGAAGATGAAAAGGATGCTATTAAAAAACTGAATAGATCATTATGGCGTGGTAACCGCATTTATGTTGATACATTCAGAGGAGATAAGCGCTCGAAAAGTGACCCAGTAAGCGGGGATAATAAAAACAAGGAACCTGAAAGCAAAGATAATTAAAAGAAGTGACAACAAGCTA
The Calothrix sp. 336/3 DNA segment above includes these coding regions:
- a CDS encoding RNA-binding protein, encoding MLKARKLPIPTTDSDLRELFSDYKEIDIVSIEIEGDESIAYVKLRNDEDEKDAIKKLNRSLWRGNRIYVDTFRGDKRSKSDPVSGDNKNKEPESKDN